The following proteins are co-located in the Streptomyces sp. NBC_01198 genome:
- a CDS encoding TetR/AcrR family transcriptional regulator, whose product MERLLDSGQAFSEISVQQILEEAGVSRATFYAHFQGKSDVLVRLTDDLRESLLALARQWDPAAEQGGAERFARFFTDVIAIHRAHRRVLTAVQEAATYDPAVGDFYTADLENFEETALRTVLAEQAAGATAADLDPVSASRIIVWGGAQAIAHHIRVDDGAGDAAFARELARIWWYGAYRRPTEA is encoded by the coding sequence ATGGAACGACTCCTCGATTCCGGCCAGGCCTTCTCCGAGATCAGCGTCCAGCAGATCCTGGAGGAGGCCGGCGTGTCCAGGGCCACGTTCTACGCCCACTTCCAGGGCAAGTCGGACGTCCTGGTGCGGCTCACCGACGATCTGCGGGAGTCACTGCTGGCCCTGGCACGGCAGTGGGACCCGGCGGCCGAGCAGGGCGGGGCCGAACGGTTCGCCCGGTTCTTCACCGACGTCATCGCGATTCACCGCGCCCACCGCAGAGTGCTCACCGCGGTCCAGGAGGCGGCGACCTACGACCCCGCGGTGGGCGACTTCTACACCGCCGACCTGGAGAACTTCGAAGAGACCGCGCTGCGGACCGTGCTGGCGGAACAGGCGGCCGGCGCGACCGCCGCCGATCTCGACCCGGTCAGCGCCAGCCGGATCATCGTCTGGGGCGGCGCGCAGGCGATCGCACACCATATCCGCGTCGACGACGGCGCCGGTGACGCCGCTTTCGCCCGGGAGCTCGCCCGGATCTGGTGGTACGGCGCCTACCGTCGCCCGACCGAGGCGTGA
- a CDS encoding nuclear transport factor 2 family protein, translated as MTTHNPSEQTTQDITDRYEITDAIHRYTAALDEGDSALLESSLTEDAVVDLTPATGKIGLDFPVLSPREVVVRALIGAVGPLDTSHSVTNVRTEITGDTATVRCYAQAQHFLPGDGPRPEATRHALMMNRYVADVVRDGQRWRIRRLVIDSAWFTGDPQVLVAMA; from the coding sequence ATGACCACGCACAATCCTTCCGAGCAGACGACCCAGGACATCACCGACCGGTACGAGATCACCGACGCCATCCACCGCTACACGGCCGCCCTGGACGAGGGCGACTCGGCACTCCTGGAGTCGTCCCTGACCGAGGACGCGGTCGTCGATCTCACGCCCGCCACCGGCAAGATCGGCTTGGACTTCCCGGTGCTCAGTCCCCGCGAGGTAGTGGTCCGCGCCCTCATCGGGGCGGTGGGCCCGCTCGACACCAGCCACTCGGTCACCAACGTGCGAACCGAGATCACGGGCGACACGGCGACCGTCCGGTGCTACGCGCAGGCGCAGCACTTCCTGCCGGGCGACGGGCCGCGCCCGGAGGCGACCCGGCACGCGCTGATGATGAACCGCTACGTCGCGGACGTGGTGCGCGACGGACAGCGCTGGCGCATCCGCCGCCTGGTCATCGACAGCGCGTGGTTCACCGGCGACCCGCAGGTGCTCGTCGCGATGGCCTGA
- a CDS encoding SpoIIE family protein phosphatase — protein MASPAGLPDLLGAAVCEVDEHGAIARVNSHAERLLGRAAADLLGQDVHDLLRRGGGEQPAAAEGTPGGTARTPSDRCAQAGAGWFERGDGALVELSWLIAPYAVPSPTADMVVVFADHGRPVDGDLPREPGSAMSELERLAMLAETTTQLTSTLDIDEALSRLVRLAVPRIADWAVVDLITESDEVERSIVMHYEDGVLSTREDLQGPMPPVPADSPMPLSRALRGAASTLVTSQTYQGPPDSGIAIEQARLFEATGMHSAAIAPIRGLRDVLGALTLGRSKQRAPLTPADLSLLEDLTRRTGLALDNARLYQRQRKVAETMQRHLLPQLPAVPGLDMAARYMPAPDESQVGGDWYDAFTLADGMTAVAIGDVVGHDLDAAAGMAQIRSMLRAYAWSHHEAPSVIVRRLDGSTRLAGVSMVTLVFGVLEPAADGAWLLTWTNAGHPPPLLITHDGQTHFLTEGHGMILGTGLTRARTDASLILPPQSTLVFYTDGLVESRDHPIDDGLERLRKHAASLAHRPLAAFTDLLVERTRPTQEENDDDVAILALRIP, from the coding sequence ATGGCTTCTCCGGCCGGGCTGCCCGATCTGCTGGGGGCAGCGGTGTGTGAGGTGGACGAGCACGGAGCGATCGCCCGGGTGAACAGCCATGCGGAACGGCTGCTGGGCAGGGCCGCAGCTGATCTGCTGGGTCAGGACGTCCACGATCTGCTGCGCCGGGGCGGGGGCGAACAGCCCGCTGCCGCCGAAGGGACCCCTGGCGGTACCGCCCGGACGCCCTCGGACCGGTGCGCCCAGGCCGGCGCCGGATGGTTCGAGCGCGGCGACGGAGCGCTGGTCGAACTGTCCTGGCTGATCGCTCCTTACGCCGTGCCGAGCCCCACGGCGGACATGGTGGTCGTCTTCGCCGACCACGGCCGTCCCGTGGACGGCGACCTGCCGCGCGAGCCCGGGTCGGCGATGTCGGAGCTGGAGCGACTGGCGATGCTGGCCGAGACGACCACCCAGCTGACCTCCACCCTCGACATCGACGAGGCACTGAGCCGCCTGGTGCGGCTCGCCGTCCCCCGGATCGCCGACTGGGCCGTGGTCGATCTGATCACCGAGAGCGACGAGGTCGAACGGTCCATCGTCATGCACTACGAGGACGGGGTGCTCAGCACCCGGGAGGACCTGCAGGGACCGATGCCACCGGTGCCCGCCGACTCGCCGATGCCGCTGTCACGCGCCCTGCGCGGTGCCGCCTCCACGCTGGTGACCTCGCAGACGTACCAGGGGCCGCCGGACTCCGGCATCGCCATCGAGCAGGCCAGGTTGTTCGAGGCGACGGGCATGCACTCGGCCGCCATCGCCCCGATCAGAGGTCTGCGGGACGTCCTTGGTGCGCTGACCCTCGGGCGGTCGAAACAGCGCGCCCCCCTGACCCCGGCGGACCTGTCGCTGTTGGAGGACCTCACCCGCCGTACGGGGCTGGCCCTGGACAACGCCCGGCTCTACCAGCGCCAGCGCAAGGTCGCCGAGACCATGCAGCGGCACCTGCTGCCGCAGCTCCCCGCGGTCCCCGGGCTGGACATGGCCGCGCGCTACATGCCCGCTCCTGACGAGTCGCAGGTCGGCGGGGACTGGTACGACGCCTTCACCCTCGCCGACGGTATGACAGCAGTCGCGATCGGCGACGTGGTCGGGCACGACCTGGACGCCGCCGCGGGCATGGCGCAGATCCGCAGCATGCTCCGCGCCTACGCCTGGAGCCACCACGAAGCGCCCAGCGTGATCGTGCGGCGGCTCGACGGCTCCACGCGCCTCGCGGGCGTGTCGATGGTGACCCTGGTGTTCGGCGTCCTGGAGCCGGCAGCCGACGGCGCATGGCTGCTGACCTGGACCAACGCCGGCCACCCGCCGCCCCTGCTGATCACCCACGACGGGCAGACCCACTTCCTCACCGAGGGCCACGGCATGATCCTGGGCACCGGCCTCACCCGGGCGCGGACCGACGCCAGCCTGATTCTGCCGCCGCAGTCGACGCTGGTCTTCTACACCGACGGCCTGGTCGAGAGCCGCGACCACCCCATCGACGACGGTCTCGAACGCCTCCGCAAGCACGCCGCCTCGCTGGCGCACCGCCCGCTGGCGGCCTTCACCGACCTGCTGGTGGAGCGGACGCGTCCCACGCAGGAGGAGAACGACGACGATGTCGCGATCCTCGCCCTGCGCATTCCCTGA
- a CDS encoding YihY/virulence factor BrkB family protein, with translation MAEDRPERGGAGPGGAHLAETAPAKPSHLPKGALRGIFRRTLREYKDDNLADLAAALTYYAVLAIFPATLALVSIVGLLGPSAVRSLTDNIATLAPGPVRSVLDSIVRQVQNNAGSAVIALVIGVVVALWSASGYVAAFMRAGNAVYDIGEGRPVWKTVPTRVAITVFVVVMLAAISVGIVFTGKLARRTGGVLGLDGTAVTVWNFAKWPVMVILFALVVSVLHWAAPNVRHGFRWVTRGSLLSVGLWLVASAAFAVYVAHFSSYNKTYGTFAAIIIFLVWLWISNIALLLGLEFNAETERARAIEAGHAAEREPYVEPRDDRGL, from the coding sequence ATGGCGGAGGACAGGCCGGAACGGGGCGGCGCCGGTCCCGGAGGTGCGCACCTCGCGGAGACCGCGCCCGCGAAGCCCTCGCACCTGCCGAAGGGGGCCCTGCGCGGGATTTTCCGGCGCACGCTCAGGGAGTACAAGGACGACAATCTCGCCGACCTGGCCGCGGCGCTGACCTATTACGCCGTACTGGCGATCTTTCCCGCGACGCTGGCCCTGGTGTCGATCGTGGGCCTGCTGGGCCCTTCCGCGGTCAGGTCGCTGACCGACAACATCGCCACCCTCGCCCCGGGGCCGGTGCGCAGCGTCCTGGACAGCATCGTCAGGCAGGTGCAGAACAACGCGGGGTCGGCCGTGATCGCCCTGGTCATCGGCGTCGTGGTCGCCCTGTGGTCCGCGTCCGGTTACGTGGCGGCCTTCATGCGCGCCGGCAACGCCGTCTACGACATCGGTGAGGGCCGCCCGGTGTGGAAGACCGTCCCGACCCGCGTTGCCATCACGGTGTTCGTCGTCGTCATGCTGGCCGCCATCTCGGTGGGCATCGTCTTCACCGGAAAGCTGGCCCGCAGGACCGGGGGCGTCCTGGGCCTGGACGGCACCGCCGTCACGGTCTGGAACTTCGCCAAGTGGCCCGTGATGGTGATCTTGTTCGCGCTCGTCGTCTCGGTGCTGCACTGGGCGGCGCCGAACGTGCGGCACGGCTTCCGGTGGGTGACGCGGGGCAGCCTGCTGAGTGTCGGCCTCTGGCTCGTCGCCTCGGCTGCCTTCGCCGTCTACGTGGCCCATTTCAGCAGCTACAACAAGACGTACGGCACCTTCGCGGCCATCATCATCTTTCTCGTCTGGCTCTGGATCTCCAACATCGCCCTGCTTCTGGGCCTGGAATTCAACGCGGAGACCGAACGCGCCCGAGCCATCGAGGCCGGCCACGCCGCGGAGAGGGAGCCGTACGTCGAACCCCGCGACGACCGCGGACTCTAG
- a CDS encoding cation:proton antiporter: MSATALGTAFLLAVVVILVVCRGVTLLLRPVGQPPVVAEMIAGVALGPSVLGALLPSVEHHLFPSELRPTLYVAGQLGLVLFMFQSGYEFRLDRMKSVARPAAMVSLAGIVTPLLLGVGLTWAVHDSVDTSPPGVPLHVTVLFVGVTLAITAFPMLARIIIERGLSGTVFGTISLAAGALDDVAAWIMLAGVVSLARGTSTALVLATAGAAGMVVALYFLVRYRAPVLRATERLTTEQLLLVTLLVLCLAAWYTDRIGLYAVFGAFSLGVAYPRSPRIDRTIETTAPLSGMLLLPLFFTYSGLNTDTGLLSDPALLLFAAGCTLVAVLGKFGACWLAARLGGQHQGVALRIGTLMNARGLMQLIAINVGLAEGIVSPSMFTVLVVVAVVTTVMATPLLTLWDRLDGGFPAVPGDTVKARAEDPAAVAGLAVPPAPGGG, from the coding sequence ATGTCCGCGACCGCACTGGGCACCGCCTTCCTGCTCGCCGTCGTCGTCATCCTCGTCGTCTGTCGCGGTGTCACCCTGCTGCTGCGGCCGGTCGGCCAACCGCCGGTGGTCGCCGAGATGATCGCCGGGGTGGCGCTCGGCCCCTCTGTGCTGGGAGCACTGCTCCCGTCGGTCGAACACCACCTCTTTCCTTCCGAGTTGCGGCCGACGCTCTACGTCGCCGGGCAGCTGGGCCTCGTCCTGTTCATGTTCCAGTCGGGGTACGAGTTCCGGCTGGACCGGATGAAGTCGGTGGCGAGGCCGGCGGCGATGGTCTCTCTCGCAGGCATCGTCACGCCGCTGCTGCTGGGCGTCGGGCTCACCTGGGCCGTGCACGATTCGGTGGACACCTCACCGCCCGGAGTCCCGCTGCACGTGACCGTGCTCTTCGTCGGTGTGACGCTGGCGATCACGGCGTTCCCCATGCTGGCCAGGATCATCATCGAGCGCGGACTCAGCGGCACCGTCTTCGGCACCATCTCGCTCGCTGCCGGCGCTCTGGACGACGTGGCCGCGTGGATCATGCTGGCCGGCGTGGTGAGCCTGGCGCGCGGCACCTCGACGGCCCTGGTACTGGCCACGGCGGGAGCCGCCGGCATGGTGGTGGCGCTGTACTTCCTGGTCAGATACCGCGCTCCGGTGCTGCGCGCGACCGAGCGGCTCACCACGGAACAACTGCTGCTGGTGACGCTGCTCGTGCTGTGTCTGGCCGCCTGGTACACCGACCGGATCGGCCTCTACGCGGTCTTCGGCGCCTTCAGCCTGGGCGTCGCGTACCCGCGCTCGCCGCGCATCGACCGAACCATCGAGACCACCGCGCCGTTGAGCGGGATGCTGCTGCTGCCGCTGTTCTTCACCTATTCCGGCCTGAACACCGACACGGGCCTGCTGTCCGATCCCGCGCTCCTGCTGTTCGCGGCGGGCTGCACGCTGGTGGCAGTCCTCGGCAAGTTCGGGGCGTGCTGGCTGGCCGCGCGGCTGGGCGGCCAGCACCAGGGGGTCGCGCTGCGGATCGGGACGCTGATGAACGCCCGCGGGCTGATGCAGCTCATCGCCATCAACGTGGGGCTGGCCGAGGGCATCGTGTCGCCCTCGATGTTCACCGTGCTGGTCGTGGTGGCGGTGGTCACCACGGTGATGGCCACACCACTGCTCACCCTGTGGGACCGGCTGGACGGCGGGTTCCCCGCCGTGCCGGGAGACACCGTCAAGGCCCGGGCCGAGGACCCGGCCGCGGTGGCGGGACTCGCCGTGCCACCGGCCCCCGGGGGCGGGTAG
- a CDS encoding type III effector protein, with translation MTADRSAPPGPPEGGGTAASFLAAAAALETIRAALQRAGAASPGDDPGPAEGPRQALASLLLLREVREQLAGWETGLIETARTAGASWADLAAPLGVASRQAAERRYLRLRPGPPGSTGEERVNATRNRRAADRSIDTWARANAADLRRLAGQITALTDLPAVAGTAVGDLDTALAADDAAGLLTPLAAALPHLQTGHPDLATRIDAVTQHTDHIRDSRGGAAPAP, from the coding sequence GTGACAGCCGACCGTTCCGCACCGCCAGGACCGCCGGAAGGAGGCGGCACGGCCGCCTCCTTCCTCGCCGCCGCGGCAGCCCTGGAGACCATCCGGGCAGCACTGCAACGCGCCGGCGCCGCCTCGCCCGGCGATGACCCCGGGCCTGCCGAGGGCCCCCGGCAGGCCCTCGCCTCCCTGCTCCTGCTGCGCGAAGTACGCGAACAGCTCGCGGGCTGGGAAACAGGCCTCATCGAGACCGCAAGGACAGCCGGCGCCAGCTGGGCGGACCTGGCCGCTCCCCTCGGCGTCGCCAGCCGCCAGGCCGCCGAGCGCCGCTACCTGCGCCTGCGCCCCGGCCCGCCCGGCTCGACCGGCGAGGAGCGGGTCAACGCCACCCGCAACCGGCGCGCCGCCGACCGCAGCATCGACACCTGGGCCCGGGCCAACGCGGCCGACCTGCGCAGGCTCGCCGGGCAGATCACCGCGCTCACCGACCTGCCCGCCGTCGCCGGCACCGCCGTCGGCGACCTCGACACCGCTCTCGCCGCCGACGACGCCGCCGGCCTGCTCACCCCGCTCGCCGCCGCGCTCCCCCATCTGCAGACCGGCCACCCCGACCTCGCCACCCGCATCGACGCCGTCACCCAGCACACCGACCACATCCGCGACAGCCGCGGCGGCGCCGCACCCGCGCCATGA
- a CDS encoding MFS transporter: protein MPTGFGRLWTAQTVSSLGDGVTNAALPLLALALTRDPMALAVVSAAGTLPWLLFGVLGGALVDRWDRRRTMWVADAARAVLLAIPAVAAVLGVLSIPLLAAVAFLLGLGGLFFDTAATAYLPHLLGRDTVLLERANARLRAAQTAGSGFVGPPAGSALLALGRAVPLLADAVSFALSALLVRSLPAAPRPVPEARESLLRQARAGASYVFGDRLLLGLALRPAVGNVAFLAVETVLALFAHDRLGIHTFGFGLLLTAEAAGGLLGAGIASFLGRRLGTGTALTCTAAVEGLAVLGLAAAPNPYVAGLALAVCGAGMGATMVLAPSLRQAIVPAHLMGRVASTSRMLAMCAAPFGAFLGGWLASAFDIRTPLYAAGGLLLAMTAVTATMTSNRRVEAALRSAAPPAGPDHPESAVSVQHGVLESS from the coding sequence TTGCCGACCGGTTTCGGACGGCTGTGGACCGCGCAAACGGTGTCCTCGCTCGGTGACGGGGTGACGAACGCCGCACTGCCGCTGCTGGCCCTGGCGTTGACGCGGGATCCGATGGCGCTCGCCGTCGTATCGGCCGCCGGGACGCTGCCGTGGCTGCTCTTCGGCGTGCTCGGCGGGGCGCTGGTGGACCGCTGGGACCGCCGGCGCACCATGTGGGTCGCCGACGCGGCGCGTGCCGTACTGCTCGCGATACCCGCGGTGGCGGCCGTACTCGGCGTGCTGAGCATTCCGCTGCTCGCGGCCGTCGCCTTCCTGCTCGGCCTCGGCGGACTCTTCTTCGACACCGCCGCCACGGCCTACCTGCCGCATCTGCTCGGCCGCGACACCGTGCTCCTGGAGCGGGCCAACGCCCGCCTGCGCGCGGCACAGACCGCCGGGTCCGGCTTCGTGGGGCCGCCGGCGGGCAGTGCGCTGCTCGCGCTCGGGCGGGCGGTTCCGCTGCTCGCGGACGCGGTGTCGTTCGCGCTCTCCGCACTGCTCGTACGGTCGCTGCCCGCCGCGCCGCGGCCCGTACCCGAGGCCCGCGAGTCGCTGCTCCGGCAGGCACGGGCCGGGGCCTCCTACGTCTTCGGGGACCGGCTGCTGCTCGGGCTCGCACTGCGTCCGGCGGTCGGGAACGTCGCCTTCCTCGCCGTGGAGACCGTACTGGCCCTCTTCGCGCACGACCGTCTCGGCATCCACACCTTCGGCTTCGGCCTGCTCCTCACGGCGGAGGCCGCCGGCGGCCTGCTCGGCGCGGGCATCGCCTCCTTCCTCGGCCGGCGGCTCGGTACCGGTACCGCGCTGACCTGCACGGCCGCGGTCGAGGGACTTGCCGTCCTGGGACTTGCCGCCGCCCCGAACCCTTACGTGGCCGGGCTCGCGCTCGCCGTCTGCGGGGCGGGCATGGGCGCGACGATGGTGCTCGCCCCCTCCCTCAGGCAGGCGATCGTCCCGGCCCACCTGATGGGCCGGGTCGCCTCCACCTCCCGCATGCTGGCCATGTGCGCTGCCCCCTTCGGTGCCTTCCTCGGCGGCTGGCTGGCGAGCGCGTTCGACATCCGCACCCCCCTCTACGCCGCGGGCGGCCTCCTCCTCGCCATGACCGCCGTCACGGCGACCATGACCAGCAACCGCCGGGTCGAGGCGGCACTGCGTAGCGCTGCCCCGCCCGCGGGCCCGGATCACCCAGAATCCGCGGTTTCCGTCCAGCACGGGGTCCTCGAATCGTCGTGA
- a CDS encoding SDR family NAD(P)-dependent oxidoreductase, with amino-acid sequence MTLTTTPFGIGATAAEVLDGVDLRGRRMIVTGGSSGLGVETVRALAAAGAQVTIATRNVATAEPLLAELPGTRAVALDLADLASVKAFCDAWSGPLDSLIANAGVMMLPTRQVNAQGWEMQLATNYLGHFALALGLLPALRAAEKPRVVAVSSGAQLRAEFDFDDPQFERRSYDPFVAYSQSKTADVLLAVGISRRWAEYGITATACAPGVIHTNLARHLDQATMQAYGAMDADGNLTTPDFYKTPAQGAATTVLLAASPLLDGVTGRYFEDNQESAVVDGGPEVMAGVAKWSVDPAAADRLWDYALPVAR; translated from the coding sequence ATGACCCTGACCACCACGCCCTTCGGAATAGGCGCCACCGCGGCCGAGGTGCTCGACGGAGTCGATCTGCGCGGGCGCCGGATGATCGTCACCGGCGGCTCCTCCGGTCTCGGCGTCGAGACCGTGCGCGCGCTGGCAGCCGCGGGGGCGCAGGTCACCATCGCCACCCGGAACGTCGCCACCGCCGAGCCGCTGCTCGCGGAGCTTCCCGGTACGCGGGCCGTCGCACTCGATCTCGCCGACCTGGCTTCCGTCAAGGCCTTCTGCGACGCCTGGAGCGGCCCGCTCGACAGCCTGATCGCGAACGCCGGCGTGATGATGCTTCCCACCCGCCAGGTCAACGCGCAGGGCTGGGAGATGCAGCTCGCCACCAATTACCTGGGCCACTTCGCCCTGGCTCTCGGCCTGCTCCCCGCCCTGCGGGCGGCCGAGAAGCCGCGCGTGGTCGCGGTCAGCTCCGGCGCCCAGCTGCGGGCGGAGTTCGACTTCGACGACCCGCAGTTCGAACGGCGCTCCTACGACCCGTTCGTCGCCTACTCGCAGTCGAAGACCGCCGACGTCCTTCTCGCTGTCGGGATCAGCCGCCGGTGGGCGGAATACGGCATCACCGCCACCGCCTGCGCGCCGGGGGTGATCCACACCAACCTGGCACGCCACCTCGACCAGGCGACCATGCAGGCCTACGGCGCCATGGACGCCGACGGCAACCTCACCACGCCGGACTTCTACAAGACCCCGGCCCAGGGCGCGGCCACCACCGTGCTGCTGGCCGCGTCACCGCTCCTCGACGGCGTGACCGGCCGGTACTTCGAGGACAACCAGGAGTCCGCGGTCGTCGACGGTGGCCCCGAGGTGATGGCGGGAGTCGCGAAGTGGTCGGTCGACCCCGCCGCCGCGGACCGCTTGTGGGACTACGCCCTGCCGGTGGCGCGCTGA
- a CDS encoding DUF5670 family protein, with product MGPLLIVLLLALLLFGGGFALHLLWWIAIVVLVLWLLGFVARGTHSSGRRGRWYRW from the coding sequence ATGGGACCGTTGCTCATTGTTCTTCTGCTCGCGCTCCTTCTCTTCGGTGGGGGCTTCGCGCTTCACCTTCTGTGGTGGATCGCCATCGTGGTGCTTGTCCTGTGGCTGCTGGGATTCGTCGCCCGTGGCACGCATTCCAGCGGCCGCCGGGGCCGGTGGTATCGCTGGTAG
- a CDS encoding STAS domain-containing protein: MDSDLKVAVAEERGELTVVAMTGELDITTAAEAYVSTTALLVGRPDLIVDLSGVTFCDSSGFNALLRLRRRVVEAGGWLALAASPKPIGSLLTLTGTDTVFAVYRNVAEAVTDYERPEGRQ; the protein is encoded by the coding sequence ATGGACAGCGATCTCAAGGTGGCCGTGGCGGAAGAACGGGGGGAGCTCACGGTGGTGGCGATGACCGGCGAGCTCGACATCACCACCGCCGCCGAGGCCTACGTCAGTACCACGGCGCTCCTCGTCGGCCGGCCGGACCTGATCGTGGACCTGTCAGGCGTTACGTTCTGCGACTCCTCCGGCTTCAACGCCCTGCTGCGCCTGCGCCGCCGGGTGGTGGAGGCCGGCGGGTGGCTGGCGCTGGCTGCCTCGCCGAAGCCGATCGGCAGCCTGCTGACCCTCACCGGGACCGACACCGTCTTCGCGGTCTACCGCAACGTCGCGGAAGCCGTGACGGACTACGAGCGCCCCGAGGGCCGTCAGTGA
- a CDS encoding ArsR/SmtB family transcription factor, protein MPTDEVPETFHVTTDEQLRAVSNLTRHRIMAVLRFEPATITQIAGRVGLAKGSSSYHVRLLERAGLVKVVRTRKVRGVTERYYAMAAQSIVLPDTGAGQRDVLMRHAVADLEAAPADSERHVRMAHLRLTEEQFAELGARLDALADEYRELSDPSLPDASLAFALFWPAAPEQTEGDSK, encoded by the coding sequence ATGCCAACAGACGAGGTTCCCGAGACCTTTCACGTCACCACGGACGAGCAGCTGCGCGCCGTCTCCAATCTGACGCGTCACCGGATCATGGCCGTGCTCCGCTTCGAGCCGGCGACGATCACGCAGATCGCCGGGCGGGTGGGCCTGGCGAAGGGGAGTTCGAGCTATCACGTGCGGCTGCTAGAGCGGGCCGGCCTGGTGAAGGTGGTGCGGACCCGGAAGGTGCGGGGGGTCACCGAGCGGTACTACGCGATGGCCGCGCAGTCGATCGTCCTGCCCGATACGGGGGCGGGACAGCGGGATGTGCTGATGCGGCACGCGGTGGCGGACCTCGAGGCGGCGCCGGCGGACAGCGAGCGGCACGTACGGATGGCGCATCTGCGGCTCACCGAGGAGCAGTTCGCGGAGCTCGGGGCGCGGCTGGACGCGCTGGCGGACGAGTATCGGGAGCTGTCCGATCCGTCGCTGCCGGACGCGTCGCTCGCCTTCGCGCTCTTCTGGCCGGCGGCGCCCGAGCAGACGGAGGGTGACTCCAAGTGA
- a CDS encoding Hsp20/alpha crystallin family protein, translating into MLMRTDPFRELDRLTEQLLRPGTWSRPAAMPMDAYRDGEEYVVSFDLPGVSPEAIDIDVERDMLTVKAERRPLAHGDGVQLDVSERPLGVFSRQILLADALDTEHIRADYEAGVLTLRIPIAERAKARKIAVGARPERQEIAG; encoded by the coding sequence ATGCTGATGCGTACCGACCCCTTCCGTGAACTGGACCGACTCACCGAGCAGCTCCTGCGCCCCGGCACCTGGTCGAGGCCGGCGGCGATGCCGATGGACGCCTACCGCGACGGCGAGGAGTACGTGGTCTCCTTCGACCTTCCCGGCGTCTCCCCGGAAGCGATCGACATCGACGTCGAGCGCGACATGCTGACCGTCAAGGCCGAACGACGGCCCCTCGCGCACGGCGACGGCGTGCAGCTGGACGTCTCCGAGCGCCCGCTGGGCGTCTTCTCCCGCCAGATCCTGCTGGCCGACGCCCTGGACACCGAGCACATCCGGGCCGATTACGAGGCCGGGGTGCTGACGCTGCGCATCCCGATCGCCGAGCGCGCCAAGGCCCGCAAGATCGCCGTCGGCGCGCGACCCGAGCGGCAGGAGATCGCGGGCTGA
- a CDS encoding DUF2267 domain-containing protein, with the protein MPGQRRDAPALTYDQLLERIRYDGAYPTRERAEQVTRRVLAALGSQLAEDLRTELAAQLPAEAARILTSAARAAHPLTGWGFVQDMAARTDVTPAVARWNTGTVLSALAHLADSDLLTRTLGELPSGYALLFGRAELVQAA; encoded by the coding sequence ATGCCCGGACAGCGTCGGGACGCACCGGCGCTCACCTACGACCAGCTGCTGGAACGCATCCGCTACGACGGCGCGTACCCGACCCGCGAACGAGCCGAGCAGGTCACCCGCCGAGTCCTCGCAGCCCTGGGATCCCAGCTGGCAGAAGACCTGCGCACCGAGCTCGCGGCACAACTGCCCGCCGAAGCCGCCCGCATCCTCACCTCGGCAGCCCGCGCCGCGCACCCCCTCACCGGCTGGGGCTTCGTGCAGGACATGGCCGCCCGCACCGATGTGACCCCCGCTGTCGCGCGCTGGAACACCGGCACGGTCCTGAGTGCCCTCGCCCACCTGGCAGACTCCGACCTGCTGACCCGGACCCTGGGCGAACTCCCCTCCGGCTACGCCCTGCTGTTCGGGCGCGCGGAACTCGTCCAGGCCGCCTGA